One Paenibacillus sp. SYP-B4298 genomic window, GGTCATGGGCGGCAGATTGAGAGCTTGGGTTCATAATGCGGAAGTAGGGAGCCGCATCATAGCCAAGGGAGGAGCTCCACAGCCAGCCCCCGCGGTTGAGGATATGGTCGTAATCCGACAACTGCAAGCGGAAATACTGTTCCCCGAGAGTAAAGGGACAGAGCAGGTTCTTCGTCAGAAACATCGCCGTCACCATGCGGAGACGATTAGGCATCTCGCCCGTCTGATTTAGCTGCGCCATAGCGGCATCGATGATCGGGATGCCTGTCCTGCCTTGCGACCAGGCAGCAAAGTGCGTCTCCTGCAGTGCGGAGAAGTCATACTGCTGCTCTAGTGTGAAAAATCGCTCATTATGAATCGCCTGATACAGATAAAAATCCCGCCATGCCAATTGGCGAATCCACGCTTCTCCGCCAGGCTGCAGAGACGCTGCCTCATAGGCCTCGCGGACGGAGAGAGCCCCGCTGTTCACATAGCGGGAGATGCCGCTAGTGCCTGGCTCGGCGAAGGCATCCCGGCTGCGGTCATAGTGATGCAGCCGCTCGTGGATGAAGCTCTGCAGAGCCTGTGCTCCGCTGTATACTGTCCGGCCGCCTGCCAGGACGCGCTGCCTGACTGCAGAGCAGGCAGCCTGAATGGGAGCGGGCAAGCCGAAGGCTTCCAGCACACAGGCGTCCAGCTCAGCAACCGTATGCAATTGCTCCACCGAGATGCGCGCTTGTCCCGGGTAATGCTGCTGCATGAAGCTGCTCCACTTGCGGTAAAAGGGAGTGAATACCTTGTATGGCTCGCTGCGGCCTGCATAGTCCCGCAACTGAGACAGTGGCGCAAGCGGCAGGTCATCCAGAAATACTGCGGGAATCGAACGACGGGTTGCCGCCTGTGTCAGTGCAGCATCCCGTTGCTTGGCGTAGGGTGTATAGTCAGCATGTGCGACGAGGCCTTGAACAGGGTAAGCATCCATTACGGCAGCGGCGACTGCGCTTGGCTGTCCCCAGAGTAGGTGCAGTGTCTGTCCCGCCTGGGCATAGGCATGCTCCAGCAGGACGGCGTGCTCCAGAAACTGCTGCCCACTATGTGCCACCAGCCGCTCGGCGGTGAGCAATTGCGGGTCGAGGATGAGCAGATGAATGCCGGGAAGTCCACGGCGATGAAGGGCGTCGAAGGCACGTAGATCGTAGGTTCGCAGATCCTTGCGGTGGATAAATACATACATGAGCGTTACTCCTCCTGGTTAAGATGGTGCCTGATGGCTGCAGGCGCGGTGAGTGCGGGCAGCCGCGATGGAGCTAAACCGCCTATATGGTGCGTTCGCACACAAAAAGAAAACCGCAAAGCCTGAGGCTGCTGCGGTTTCAATATAAACAATGCAAAGAATTAGTCCGTATCTCCGCTGGTGTCAAGCACTTCATCCGAAGGCTCGTCAGCATATTTCTCAAACGTATCAGTGTCCATCACGCGGCGCGCGGTCACGTAACGCTTGACATAGTAGGATTCGCTCAGCTTGCTGATGGTTACACCTTTGCTGGACGAGGAGTGGGCGAACTTGCCGTCTCCTACATAAATTCCTACATGGGAAATGCCTTTTCCGCTTGTGTTGAAGAATACGAGGTCGCCAGCTCTTAGATCATCCTTGTCCACTTTCTTCCCGATCTGAGCTTGGGAGGACGAGGAACGTGGCAGATCAAGCTTGAACTGTTTGAACACATACGAAGTAAAGCCGGAGCAGTCGAACCCTTTGGTTGTCGTGCCGCCGTACTTGTAAGGTGTACCGATCAGTTCGTCAATCGCATCATCCATCTTGGAGTTTGCAAATGCGGAGCCTGCCGAGAAGGACATAAGGACGAGCAGAGCTAGCAGGGACAGAACGGCTTTCTTCAAAACAAAAAAACTCCTTCCGATGCCTGCGAGGTTAGCTGTGGGGTTCGGTCGAAGGCTCCCTATGATACCCTCAGGCCAGCGATCTATCTTCTCTTGCTGGTCGGGATCAATTCACCCAGAGTGGTTCCCCCGCTCCCTGACCGGTTCATCAGGGATTCGGCAATGTGTTAGTCGGCGGGGCGGGCTGCAAGGCAACCGTGCACTGCGGCTCGCCCACGCCAGGCGTGCAGAGGTACAGATGACTGATGTGAATGAAGAACGGCCCATCTGCACTTATGTACTCGCTATGTATTCGCTTCAATCGCCACTTTTCCTGCTTTGTTCACACAATGTTCACATTATTCCTGCAACTTATTGCGGCTATTTGACGTATTATGCCGCCAACAATCAGCGATTTGGCATCATCGTGGTTGATTCGCCCGCCGCGCGAAATTTGTCGAATATTGCTGCTCTGTCACCCTACGGGAGAATGCAAAAAAGTTGGACGAAAAACCTATCGTTTTTCATCCAACTTATTCATTTGCGATCGGTTAGACATCCGCCCTTCTTATAAAACGGCGCTTCCTTCGTGTTACTCGCTGTGCTGACGGCTCTGCCACGCCTGATATTGGGAAGCCATCGTCCACACCTTGAGCAGCGACCGAATCAGGTAGAAGGCCTGATGAAGGATTAAGGCGAGCAGTCCCGCCCAGATCATCGATACAGCGGAGGCAACCAGCGACAGCAGCAGGCTTACTCCCAGCAGAGCAAGCGAGATAGCTGCCAGTGGCAGCAGCGACTGCAGGGCGGAGGTTATCGATGCGCTCCAGCCTCTGCGGGCGACGATGCCGAACTGCGCGGCGCGGAACAGCAGATGGAGCAGCCCGCCCCACAAGAGCCAGCCGCATAGATAGGGCAGAGCGTTCAGCAGCAGTTGTTCGCCAGAGCCGCTCGTATGCAGCAGTCGGGAGGCGACCGGCAGCAGCCACCATACCGGGGCAAGCAGCAACGCCATCTCCGCGGCATAGAGCGCCATCATGGGCTTCCAGACTCGGCGGATGCCCCGAAGAAAGTGCGTGCCCCGGTCATCGCATGTATGGTGCAGCGAGTAGGCGAGCCCGGCCTGAATGAACGGTGTGAGCAGCATACGCGCGGCCAGCAGCCCGCCCAACATCCATAGATAAGGCTCGATGATCTCGGTCTTGGTTAGTTGGAACTGCGCCTCCAGCAGAAACAGACGGACGGAGCTGTTGTCCGACATCGAGTCCGGGTACCGCTTGAGCAGGGGGATGACTACAGATTGTACAGCGCGGTAGAGGAAGAAGCCCCACAGCAACTGATACAGGAACAGCATAATAATGACAGGGAAATGCTTCAGCGACAGTCTCCAGCCTTGCAGCAAATGCTGTTTCATCTCTCTCACCTCACCAGCTCAAGGAGCCTAGCAGCCCCTCGATCACTTTGACGATGCCCAGATTCCAGCGGGTGCTCGAAGACTCCAGCACCTCGGACTTCAGGAAATTATTGATACGCTTATTGTCCAAGACCATCGTGTGCTGCGGGTCAACGACAGCGAAGGCGAGCGGCGCGGTATGCAGCAGCTTGAATTGAATGTGACTGCTTGCGCCATCCCAGGCCTTCGACAGCGCCGTCCCGTCCTTGAACTGGAATAGAATAGGGATTTCTCCGTAATCGCCGCCGTTTTTGCGAATGACGACGATGGATTCATACATGTCAGTGCGCTCCTGCTCGGCAGGCCGTACCTCGATCGATTCCACCGAGAAATCTGCGGTCAGGCTGCCATAGACGTATTGGCGGAAATAATCATCCCATTTCTTGCGTGTAACCTGTTCAAGGGTTTTCTGAAAGTCGGCTGTAGACGGGTGCTTGAATTTGTATTTTTGAAAATAGGTTCGCATCATTTTGCGCATCGCTTTCTCGCCAACCTGCTTCTCTATATCGACCAGCACCAGCTTGGCTCGCATGTATACATTTTCCGCATAATGCTCATGATCGCGGTAGGACCATGAGAGCAGCTTGAGCGGAGCCGGATGGGTCAGATAGCTGGCCTCGACCAAATGCTGCGGGGCAACGCCATATTCACTCTCCATGACCTTATCCTCGGAGTAGGAGGTCAAGCCTTCATCCAGCCAGGCCTCTTCGAATTCATTGGTGGCCACCATCCCATACCAGTACTGATGGCCGATCTCATGAACAATCACCCGCTCCAGCTCATAGCCGGGGTTGTCGGTGTCGGCCTCAAAGGCGGTGACGAGCGTCGGATACTCCATACCGCCAGCGCCGTTGCCTCCCTTGGGGGGAACGACGATCGACAGGGTGGAGTACGGGTATTCGCCATACCACTGGGCATACTTGGCCAGCGCCGACTTGGCGGCATGCAGGTAGCGGTCCTTGAGATTCTCGTGCAGCGGGTCGAGGTAGAGCTTGATTCGGACGCCAGGTACGCCCGGAGCAGAATACGGCTCCTCGGCATAGATGAAGTCCGGCGAGGCCGCCCAGGCAAAGTCATGCACATCATCTGCATAGAATTGGTAGGTTTTGGTCTTCCCGTCATCGGTCGCCGGCTGACTGGGAAATCCGGTGGCGGCCACGGTATAACCCGAAGGCACACTAATCTTGACGTTATAGATGCCAAAATCGCTATAAAACTCCGAATTGCCGTGATACTGATGAATATTCCAGCCCTCTTGAGCGCGTCCGCGCGTACCGGCTGTCTCGAATTTGGCTAGCTTGGGGAACCATTGACCAGCCATAATGAAGTCGCCCGCATAGCCCATACGGGCAAAGACCTGCGGGAGCTTCACCTGAAAGCCAAGGCTCAGCGTAATGGAGGCGCCTGGAGGCACTGGCTCCGGCAGTCGCAGCTTCGCCAGGGTACGATCCTGCTCATTGCCATCGTCGGGCTGTACATAGTGAAGGCGGGGGAGCAGGCTCTCGCCCTCGGTCGTCGTCAGCGATTCCAGCTTCATGAAGCCATAGCTGCCAGCGGTTGCCTTGTCCTGCCGCAGCTTGCCGCCCGACTCGCGCATGAAGGTCGTTCGTGGAGATTCGAAGGCATTCGGATACAGATGGAAATACAGCTCGGACACCTCTCGCTTGCCCGGATTCGTCCAGGTGACGGTCTGCTGCCCATGCAGCAGCTTCTCATCGTTGTGCAGATGCACATTAATATGATACTCTGCAACGCGAGTGCTCAGCGGCTCCGGCTTGGGCGGGGGCACGGGCTGCTCGGTAACCGTGGCTTCAGCCATACGGGAGGCAGGTGGGGCAGGCTCCGGCTTGGCTGCGGCCGGGAGAAGCTCCGGCTTCGGGTGGAGCATGGTGCTGTCGGCAAGGCTTGAGGCGGGCGGGGCTGCGGGCGCGAAGGCATACGTATAGGCAGACTGCCAGGCGTCGCCAAACCCCTGCTGGAGTGAAGCTCCGATGAGTATGGCCATCAGGATGGCGGCTACTATTCCTTTGGTTCGGCGTGGGATCATTCGTCTATTACCTCCCGTTGACAAGCATCTACAGCATGTATATGTTGGCTTTTCACGGAATATTAGCTAAAATGGAATTATTGTGAGGACAGCCTGCGGCCTGGACATTCAGGAACCGCAGTGGCATATACAATGCAAGGGGAAGGGTGTGTCTGTTATGACGGAGCAAGGCAACCAGCCGGAGAAGAAGGAGAAGAAGTCACTGGCGCTCAATGTCGTCAGCAAGAAGGAGCATAAGGGCTTTGGCGCAGGCTCGATCGATCTGAATTCGGTATCCTGCATTATAATAGATGGCGATGAGGCTTACATCGATATTGGCGCGATGCATGCGAAGAGCAAGGTGGAGCGCGGCATCAAGTTCAGCACCAACCGTGAGGACGTTCCGAATGGACGGCAGTGCTGGATCGTATGGGTAGCTGTTGATCGTACAGAAGAAGGCTCCTACTACGCCGGTGCGACTGCATGCGAGATGTGGATTGATTCCGAGGCGCGCCGCGGCTGGAAGATTCTCGCTGATCATGTCAATCGTCTCGACTATGCGATCAAGCGTCGCATTCTCGTGGATAACCTCGGTAATAAGGAGCAGGGGCTGTTGCGCGATCTGCTGATGAAGCATAACGAGGAGTGGTGGAGCCGCTCTGCAGCGCTCCAGGAGGCGCTCGGGGGCTGATCAGCGTCATCATCTGCCAGATACGGCGGATGCACCGGGCTGAACACAGGTGATAGGACAGGCATAGCCGTGATAGCTGCCAGATGGCGGCGATCACGGCTTGTTTGACAGAAAGAGCAGCTCTGAGATGGCGTGCAGTCACCGCTTGTCGCACACCGGGTTGACATAGCGGCTGGGGATATGCAACAATTATTCATACCAACGGTCGGTATGAATGGGAGTGACGAGATGGCACGAAACAAGTTTCCGGAGCAGACGCTGGAGCACATCTTGGATGTGTCGGCAAGGCTATTTACGGAGAAGGGGTACGAGAAGACGAGTATACAGGATATTATCGCCGCGCTCGGCATGTCCAAGGGAGCGATCTACCATCACTTCAAGTCGAAGGAGGACTTGCTGGCGGCGGTCATGCAGCGGCAATTTGATGCTTCGGCGGCGCTGCTGGAGCAGCTTGTGCGCGAGCTTCAGGCTCCGACAGCACGTGAACGTATGGTGTTGCTGCTGGAGGGTCTGCTGGCCGACGACAAGACGCATGCGCTGGATGCGGTATTGGGCGCGCAGATTCATCAGCCTTCATTTGTTGTGTCCGGGATGAAGCAAGGCGTGATGCAGGATGCCCGGATTATCGCTGGGCTGATTGAAGAGGGGAATCGGGACGGCTCATTGCATTGCCCATTCCCGGAAGCATGTGCAGAGGTCTTCATGCTGCTGATGAATATATGGGCCAATCCGGTGCTGTTCCAACGACAGGAGCATGATACCGAGCGGCGGCTTGTCTTCCTGCAGGAGCTGATGAAGGGGATGGGGGCTGATGTGATGAGCGATGCGCTGATCGCTCGCATGCTGGAGCGACATCGAGCTATGGGGGGATACGCCACATGAAGGATGCTGCACAGGTGATACGCAAGGAATGCCGCTTCGAGCAGATCGACCAGTTGGAGCTGTCATGGCTGACAGGCGAAGTGTCCATCCTCCCAGCAGAGGGGGCATGTCTAGAGGTGGTGCAGCGAGCAGGGCGCGGATTCCCTGAGCGGCTGCTGCTGCGTTGCGAGGCGAGCGGGAGCCGTCTATCCATTATCGATGGCAGACAGCGGTTGCTGGGCGTCGGACTGCATATGCAACCGACGATGCTGGAGATTCATGTGCCGCGCCGTCAGCTCCGCGAGCTCGCGATCCAGTGCACAGGGAGCCGACTCCGCATCGAGTCATCGCAGGCCGATCAGTGTGAGCTGCACCTAAGATCGACCCGGGCAGAGCTGTCTGGCCATGCCGGGCGGCTGAATATTCGCGCGACTGGCGGACGAATCGAAGGCGAACGTCTTGACTGCGAGCAGCTCGGATTGCAGGCCATCTCTACGAGCACCAGGCTGCAGGGCAGCTTTGCGGAGCTACAGCTCAACTGTACAGGACGCGGCGTCCTCGTTGGTTCCAATACCGCCCCTCGGCGAATGGAGATAACTGCGACTGGAGCCAAGGTAGAGGTAGCGATACCGGACAATGACGGATTCACGATTCATGCCGGCAAGCTGCCAGGGAAGCTTCATAGCGACTTTCCCCTGAAAGTGTCCGAGAGGGAGCAGGGGGTCAGTCCTTCGCGAGGAATAGGGCGCGTCTATATGAATGGCTCGCGAAGCTATATAATGAATGTACGCGGTGGACAGATCAGGCTTGTCCGAAAGCCATAGGCAATCTGTAGAAGAGAGGGCGAAGGGATGAAGGGGAAACATGGTGAAGGTACGATGACGGTTCGTCAG contains:
- a CDS encoding cryptochrome/photolyase family protein; this encodes MYVFIHRKDLRTYDLRAFDALHRRGLPGIHLLILDPQLLTAERLVAHSGQQFLEHAVLLEHAYAQAGQTLHLLWGQPSAVAAAVMDAYPVQGLVAHADYTPYAKQRDAALTQAATRRSIPAVFLDDLPLAPLSQLRDYAGRSEPYKVFTPFYRKWSSFMQQHYPGQARISVEQLHTVAELDACVLEAFGLPAPIQAACSAVRQRVLAGGRTVYSGAQALQSFIHERLHHYDRSRDAFAEPGTSGISRYVNSGALSVREAYEAASLQPGGEAWIRQLAWRDFYLYQAIHNERFFTLEQQYDFSALQETHFAAWSQGRTGIPIIDAAMAQLNQTGEMPNRLRMVTAMFLTKNLLCPFTLGEQYFRLQLSDYDHILNRGGWLWSSSLGYDAAPYFRIMNPSSQSAAHDPHGHYIRRWLPELGHLSDSEIHLPRPDAIVDLKASRARAMEVYRFMLQ
- a CDS encoding C40 family peptidase, with translation MKKAVLSLLALLVLMSFSAGSAFANSKMDDAIDELIGTPYKYGGTTTKGFDCSGFTSYVFKQFKLDLPRSSSSQAQIGKKVDKDDLRAGDLVFFNTSGKGISHVGIYVGDGKFAHSSSSKGVTISKLSESYYVKRYVTARRVMDTDTFEKYADEPSDEVLDTSGDTD
- a CDS encoding M1 family metallopeptidase, producing the protein MIPRRTKGIVAAILMAILIGASLQQGFGDAWQSAYTYAFAPAAPPASSLADSTMLHPKPELLPAAAKPEPAPPASRMAEATVTEQPVPPPKPEPLSTRVAEYHINVHLHNDEKLLHGQQTVTWTNPGKREVSELYFHLYPNAFESPRTTFMRESGGKLRQDKATAGSYGFMKLESLTTTEGESLLPRLHYVQPDDGNEQDRTLAKLRLPEPVPPGASITLSLGFQVKLPQVFARMGYAGDFIMAGQWFPKLAKFETAGTRGRAQEGWNIHQYHGNSEFYSDFGIYNVKISVPSGYTVAATGFPSQPATDDGKTKTYQFYADDVHDFAWAASPDFIYAEEPYSAPGVPGVRIKLYLDPLHENLKDRYLHAAKSALAKYAQWYGEYPYSTLSIVVPPKGGNGAGGMEYPTLVTAFEADTDNPGYELERVIVHEIGHQYWYGMVATNEFEEAWLDEGLTSYSEDKVMESEYGVAPQHLVEASYLTHPAPLKLLSWSYRDHEHYAENVYMRAKLVLVDIEKQVGEKAMRKMMRTYFQKYKFKHPSTADFQKTLEQVTRKKWDDYFRQYVYGSLTADFSVESIEVRPAEQERTDMYESIVVIRKNGGDYGEIPILFQFKDGTALSKAWDGASSHIQFKLLHTAPLAFAVVDPQHTMVLDNKRINNFLKSEVLESSSTRWNLGIVKVIEGLLGSLSW
- a CDS encoding YwhD family protein, encoding MTEQGNQPEKKEKKSLALNVVSKKEHKGFGAGSIDLNSVSCIIIDGDEAYIDIGAMHAKSKVERGIKFSTNREDVPNGRQCWIVWVAVDRTEEGSYYAGATACEMWIDSEARRGWKILADHVNRLDYAIKRRILVDNLGNKEQGLLRDLLMKHNEEWWSRSAALQEALGG
- a CDS encoding TetR/AcrR family transcriptional regulator; amino-acid sequence: MARNKFPEQTLEHILDVSARLFTEKGYEKTSIQDIIAALGMSKGAIYHHFKSKEDLLAAVMQRQFDASAALLEQLVRELQAPTARERMVLLLEGLLADDKTHALDAVLGAQIHQPSFVVSGMKQGVMQDARIIAGLIEEGNRDGSLHCPFPEACAEVFMLLMNIWANPVLFQRQEHDTERRLVFLQELMKGMGADVMSDALIARMLERHRAMGGYAT